In Glycine soja cultivar W05 chromosome 10, ASM419377v2, whole genome shotgun sequence, the genomic stretch gataattaagtttttttaaaaaaatagatttaaaaatcaattaaactttCTTAAGGTTGTGTTAAACCtaggagagagaagagaagaagaactaacttttttataaaaactctttcaatttattttaaaaaaaatattttcctgttcttttataaaaattaaagtactaattgtttaataaaaaaCTTTTCAACAAATACATTTGAGCAAACTTCTCCCTTTTaaacaaagaagaaacaaaaaaaaattggtcaGTTAAACATTGTTCACAGGACCCTGCTCTAATTTTTCATCTAACATTTTCATCCATCTCACAAACATGAAGCATTGAGGTCAgttcataatttaaatacacATGCTTAGAAAATGAATCAGCTGTAGAGATCCTCCAAGTCCATTGCATCCGACCAAATTGATGAATTTGATgctatttcttcattttcttataaatagctACGCTGAGACGATTCACTGAACTAAGAATTGTGAAatgattatgattaaaaaatgtttgcagaactaacatatatatatatatagcttcaCATCACAtactatgtttttatttaagggATTGAGAGACCTTTTTTGGATGAACTCGGGTATTGACTAATTCAtcaatcttaaaatttatttaaggaaTCAATTTTTCTAACATATTTAAGAATAAGATTATTTATCAGTTCCTACCTTAACTTTCAATATGATATAATGTCACTTttacctctcttttttttttttcaggagtGCAATCTGACGTGACTTTCACTTTCGAGAACTTATGCTCGGACACCCTGTGGCGCGCCTCAAACCCTAGCATCGGAGACTTGGAGCCAGACCTTCCCCGCGACACCTACGAGATATTCAACATGGACGACCACTACAGCGGCTCCATCTGGGTTCGAACCGGTTGCTCCACCAACGCATCGAACTACTTCTCGTGCGAAACCGGCGACTGTGGCAACGGGATCATGGAGTGTGCAGGCCTCAACCCCTCATTCCCAATAACCCAATTAAACTTCGTTGTGAACAACCCTATTGTGTCCTACGAAGTGAGCTTGAAGCATGGCCAAAACATGTTGGTTCGAATCAAACCAAATGGTGGAACC encodes the following:
- the LOC114369460 gene encoding thaumatin-like protein 1, which codes for MAKNVSLNLFLPMLLLCAGVQSDVTFTFENLCSDTLWRASNPSIGDLEPDLPRDTYEIFNMDDHYSGSIWVRTGCSTNASNYFSCETGDCGNGIMECAGLNPSFPITQLNFVVNNPIVSYEVSLKHGQNMLVRIKPNGGTLVDGSGPCPMVDCNKELSSVCPLDLIAGNKNDQYVGCNSPCDGYKDPKYCCNGNGCQPDEISVKYKGLCPFAHTYPGDNQPPIYQCKGADSYDITFCPAL